Proteins encoded within one genomic window of Mycolicibacterium aubagnense:
- the rplI gene encoding 50S ribosomal protein L9, giving the protein MKLILTTEVDHLGSAGDTVEVRDGYGRNYLLPRGLAIVASRGAERQANEIRRARDAKTVRDLDHANELKQAIEALGPVSLAVKAGADSGKLFGSVTAGDVVAAIKKAGGPNLDKRTVELPKAHIKSVGTHKIAVRLHPSVNVPVSLAVVAG; this is encoded by the coding sequence ATGAAGCTCATTCTGACCACTGAGGTCGACCACCTGGGTTCGGCCGGCGACACCGTTGAGGTTCGCGACGGCTACGGCCGCAACTACCTGCTGCCCCGCGGCCTGGCCATCGTGGCCAGCCGTGGTGCCGAGCGTCAGGCCAACGAGATCCGTCGTGCGCGTGACGCCAAGACGGTTCGCGACCTGGACCACGCCAACGAGCTGAAGCAGGCGATCGAGGCCCTCGGCCCCGTGTCGCTGGCTGTCAAGGCCGGTGCCGACAGCGGCAAGTTGTTCGGTTCGGTGACCGCGGGTGACGTTGTCGCCGCGATCAAGAAGGCCGGTGGCCCGAACCTCGACAAGCGCACCGTCGAGCTGCCCAAGGCGCACATCAAGTCGGTCGGCACCCACAAGATCGCGGTGCGTCTGCACCCGTCGGTCAACGTGCCGGTGTCGCTGGCTGTCGTCGCCGGATAG